One window of the Marmota flaviventris isolate mMarFla1 chromosome 2, mMarFla1.hap1, whole genome shotgun sequence genome contains the following:
- the Ipo4 gene encoding importin-4 isoform X1 gives MEPARLEQILRELLLPDTERIRRATEQLQIALRDPATLPALCDLLASAADPQIRQFAAVLIRRRLSTRWRRLATEQRESFKSQILRVLQRETEHCVSLSLAQLSATIFRKEGLEAWPQLMQLLHHSTHSPHSPEREMGLLLLSVVVTSQPEAFQPHHQELLGLLNETLGEVGSPGLLFYSLRTLTTMAPYLRTDDVPLARSLVPKLIMAVKTLIPIDEVKACEALEALDELLESEVPIITPHLSEVLTFCLEVAGNMALGDAIRVRILCCLTFLVKVKSKALLKNRLLPPLLHTLFPIMAAEPPLGQLDPEDQDSEEEELETGLVGETPKHFAVQVVDMLALHLPPEKLCPQLMPMLEEALRSESPYQRKAGLLVLAVLSDGAGDYIRQRLLPPLLQIVCKGLEDPSQVVRNAALFALGQFSENLQPHISSYSGEVMPLLLAYLKSVPPGHMHHLAKACYALENFVENLGPKVQPYLPELMECMLQPLSNPSSPRAKELAVSAMGAIATAAQASLLPYFPTIMEHLREFLLMGHEDLQPVQIQSLETLAVLARAVGEPMRPLAEECCQLGLGLCDQVDDPDLRRCTYSLFAALSGLMGEGLAPHLSKITTLMLLSLRSTEGIVPQCEGSSPFLLFDDESDGEEEEELMDEDVEEEDDSEISGYSVENAFFDEKEDTCAALGEISVNTSVAFLPYMESAFEEVFKLRECPHLNVRKAAYEALGQFCCALHKACQSCPSEPNNAALQAALARVVPSYIQTVNGERERPVVMAVLEALTGVLRSCGTLTLQHPGRLAELCSMLKAVLQRKTACQDTDEEEEEEDDQAEYDAMLLEHAGEAIPALAAAAGGDIFAPFFAGFLPLLLCKTKQGCTVAEKSFAVGTLAESIQGLGAASAQFVSRLLPVLLSTAREADPEVRSNSIFGLGVLAEHGGRPAQDHFPKLLGLLLPLLARERHDRVRDNICGALARLLMASPTKKPEPQVLAALLHALPLREDLEEWVTMGHLFSFLYQNSPDQVVDVAPELLRICSLILADNKIPPDTKAALLLLLTFLAKQHTDSFHTALGSLPADKAQELQAVLGLT, from the exons ATGGAGCCCGCCCGCCTGGAGCAGATATTGAGAGAGCTGCTGCTGCCCGACACCGAACGCATCCGCCGG GCCACCGAGCAGCTCCAGATCGCTCTTCGGGACCCCGCCACCTTGCCCGCACTTTGCGACCTGCTGGCCTCGGCGGCCGACCCTCAG ATCCGCCAGTTCGCGGCTGTGCTGATCCGCAGACGACTAAGCACCCGCTGGCGACGCCTGGCGACCGAGCAACGCGAGAg CTTCAAGTCCCAGATCCTGAGGGTCctgcagagagagacaga ACACTGTGTGAGCCTCAGCCTGGCCCAGCTCTCAGCCACCATTTTTCGAAAGGAAGGCCTGGAGGCCTGGCCTCAGCTCATGCAGCTTCTTCATCACAGTACTCACAGCCCCCACAGCCCAGAGAGAGAG ATGGGGCTTTTGCTGTTGAGTGTGGTAGTGACTTCTCAGCCAGAAGCTTTCCAGCCCCACCACCAGGAGCTCCTTGGACTTCTGAATGAGACTCTTGGTGAGGTGGGCTCTCCGGGGCTACTCTTCTACTCCCTGCGCACTCTGACCACCATGGCCCCCTACCTCCGCACTGATGATGTG CCTCTTGCAAGATCATTGGTGCCCAAGCTCATCATGGCCGTGAAGACTCTGATTCCTATAGATGAG GTTAAGGCCTGTGAGGCCCTGGAAGCTCTAGATGAACTGCTGGAATCAGAGGTGCCCATCATCACTCCCCACCTTTCTGAGGTCCTCACATTCTGCTTGGAG GTGGCAGGAAATATGGCCCTGGGTGATGCGATACGTGTACGTATTCTCTGCTGCCTCACTTTCTTGGTCAAAGTTAAGAGCAAG GCCTTACTGAAGAATCGTCTCCTGCCTCCTTTACTGCACACCCTTTTCCCCATTATGGCTGCCGAGCCCCCTCTGGGCCAGTTGGATCCTGAGGACCAAGATTCTGAAGAGGAAGAGTTGGAGACTGGGCTAGTGGGGGAGACTCCCAAGCATTTTGCTGTACAG GTTGTGGACATGCTGGCCCTACACCTTCCACCTGAGAAGCTCTGTCCCCAATTG ATGCCCATGCTGGAAGAGGCATTGCGAAGTGAGAGTCCTTACCAGCGAAAGGCTGGTCTCCTGGTGTTGGCTGTGCTGTCTGACGGAGCTGGTGACTACATCAGGCAGAG ACTGCTACCCCCACTGCTGCAGATTGTGTGTAAGGGCCTGGAGGACCCTTCTCAGGTTGTGCGTAATGCTGCGCTGTTTGCCCTGGGCCAGTTCTCAGAGAACCTACAG CCCCATATCAGCAGCTATTCAGGGGAGGTGATGCCACTGCTCCTCGCTTACCTGAAGTCTGTGCCTCCAGGGCACATGCACCACCTAGCCAAGGCCTGCTACGCCTTAGAGAACTTCGTGGAGAACCTAG GACCCAAAGTTCAGCCTTATCTTCCGGAACTTATGGAGTGTATGCTGCAGCCTCtgagtaatcccagcagcccccGGGCCAAGGAGCTGGCTGTGAGCGCCATGGGAGCCATTG CCACAGCTGCTCAGGCCTCCCTGTTGCCCTACTTCCCCACCATCATGGAACATCTTCGGGAATTTCTGTTGATGGGCCATGAAGACCTTCAGCCTGTGCAGATCCAGAGCCTGG AGACACTTGCGGTACTGGCACGAGCAGTTGGGGAGCCCATGAGGCCCCTGGCTGAGGAATGCTGTCAGCTGGGGCTGGGCCTATGTGACCAGGTAGACGACCCTGACTTGCGCCGCTGCAC TTACAGCCTATTTGCAGCCTTATCAGGTCTAATGGGTGAGGGCCTGGCACCCCATCTGTCGAAAATCACCACACTCATGCTGTTGTCACTGCGTTCCACTGAGGGCATTGTG CCTCAGTGTGAAGGAAGCAGCCCTTTCCTTCTGTTTGATGATGAGAGtgatggggaggaagaggaagagctcATGGATGAGGACGTGGAGGAAGAGGATGACTCGGAGATCTCAGG GTATAGTGTGGAGAATGCCTTCTTTGATGAGAAGGAGGATACCTGTGCTGCCCTGGGGGAGATTTCTGTGAACACCAG TGTGGCTTTCCTTCCATATATGGAGAGTGCCTTTGAAGAAGTATTCAAACTGCGGGAG TGTCCTCATCTGAATGTGCGGAAGGCAGCCTATGAGGCTCTGGGTCAATTCTGCTGTGCACTGCACAAGGCTTGTCAAAGCTGTCCCTCAGAACCCAACAATGCTG CTCTACAGGCTGCTCTGGCCCGGGTGGTGCCATCCTACATTCAGACAGTGAATGGGGAAAGAGAGCGTCCGGTGGTAATGGCTGTGCTGGAGGCCCTGACAGGGGTGCTGCGCAGTTGTGGAACCCTCACACTGCAACACCCTGGGCGCCTTGCCGAGCTCTGTAGCATGCTCAAGGCTGTGTTGCAGAGGAAG ACAGCCTGTCAGGACActgatgaggaagaggaagaggaggatgatcAG GCTGAATACGACGCCATGTTGCTAGAGCATGCTGGAGAGGCCATCCCTGCCCTGGCCGCCGCAGCTGGGGGAGACATCTTTGCTCCTTTCTTTGCTGGCTTCTTGCCATTATTGCTGTGTAAGACG AAGCAGGGCTGTACAGTGGCAGAAAAGTCCTTTGCAGTGGGGACACTGGCAGAATCCATTCAGGGTCTGGGTGCTGCCTCAGCTCAGTTTGTGTCTCGGCTGCTTCCTGTGCTATTGAGCACTGCCCGGGAAGCAGACCCTGAGGTGCGGAGCAATTCCATTTTTGGACTGGGAGTACTGGCAGAGCATGGGGGCCGCCCTGCTCAGGA CCACTTCCCCAAGCTGCTGGGCCTCCTTTTGCCTCTTCTGGCACGGGAACGACATGATCGTGTCCGTGACAACATCTGTGGGGCCCTTGCCCGTCTGCTAATGGCCAGTCCGACAAAGAAACCAGAGCCGCAG GTGTTGGCTGCCCTGTTGCACGCCCTGCCACTGAGGGAAGACTTGGAGGAGTGGGTCACCATGGGGCACCTCTTCAGCTTCCTGTACCAGAACAGTCCTGACCAG GTTGTAGATGTGGCTCCTGAACTCTTGCGCATCTGCAGCCTCATTCTGGCTGACAACAAGATACCACCAG ACACCAAGGCTGCACTGCTGCTGCTCCTGACATTCCTGGCCAAACAACATACGGACAGTTTCCACACGGCACTGGGCTCACTGCCTGCTGACAAGGCTCAGGAGCTCCAAGCCGTGCTGGGCCTCACCTAG
- the Ipo4 gene encoding importin-4 isoform X2, giving the protein MMCSSCVPQPLARSLVPKLIMAVKTLIPIDEVKACEALEALDELLESEVPIITPHLSEVLTFCLEVAGNMALGDAIRVRILCCLTFLVKVKSKALLKNRLLPPLLHTLFPIMAAEPPLGQLDPEDQDSEEEELETGLVGETPKHFAVQVVDMLALHLPPEKLCPQLMPMLEEALRSESPYQRKAGLLVLAVLSDGAGDYIRQRLLPPLLQIVCKGLEDPSQVVRNAALFALGQFSENLQPHISSYSGEVMPLLLAYLKSVPPGHMHHLAKACYALENFVENLGPKVQPYLPELMECMLQPLSNPSSPRAKELAVSAMGAIATAAQASLLPYFPTIMEHLREFLLMGHEDLQPVQIQSLETLAVLARAVGEPMRPLAEECCQLGLGLCDQVDDPDLRRCTYSLFAALSGLMGEGLAPHLSKITTLMLLSLRSTEGIVPQCEGSSPFLLFDDESDGEEEEELMDEDVEEEDDSEISGYSVENAFFDEKEDTCAALGEISVNTSVAFLPYMESAFEEVFKLRECPHLNVRKAAYEALGQFCCALHKACQSCPSEPNNAALQAALARVVPSYIQTVNGERERPVVMAVLEALTGVLRSCGTLTLQHPGRLAELCSMLKAVLQRKTACQDTDEEEEEEDDQAEYDAMLLEHAGEAIPALAAAAGGDIFAPFFAGFLPLLLCKTKQGCTVAEKSFAVGTLAESIQGLGAASAQFVSRLLPVLLSTAREADPEVRSNSIFGLGVLAEHGGRPAQDHFPKLLGLLLPLLARERHDRVRDNICGALARLLMASPTKKPEPQVLAALLHALPLREDLEEWVTMGHLFSFLYQNSPDQVVDVAPELLRICSLILADNKIPPDTKAALLLLLTFLAKQHTDSFHTALGSLPADKAQELQAVLGLT; this is encoded by the exons ATGATGTG CTCATCCTGTGTCCCCCAGCCTCTTGCAAGATCATTGGTGCCCAAGCTCATCATGGCCGTGAAGACTCTGATTCCTATAGATGAG GTTAAGGCCTGTGAGGCCCTGGAAGCTCTAGATGAACTGCTGGAATCAGAGGTGCCCATCATCACTCCCCACCTTTCTGAGGTCCTCACATTCTGCTTGGAG GTGGCAGGAAATATGGCCCTGGGTGATGCGATACGTGTACGTATTCTCTGCTGCCTCACTTTCTTGGTCAAAGTTAAGAGCAAG GCCTTACTGAAGAATCGTCTCCTGCCTCCTTTACTGCACACCCTTTTCCCCATTATGGCTGCCGAGCCCCCTCTGGGCCAGTTGGATCCTGAGGACCAAGATTCTGAAGAGGAAGAGTTGGAGACTGGGCTAGTGGGGGAGACTCCCAAGCATTTTGCTGTACAG GTTGTGGACATGCTGGCCCTACACCTTCCACCTGAGAAGCTCTGTCCCCAATTG ATGCCCATGCTGGAAGAGGCATTGCGAAGTGAGAGTCCTTACCAGCGAAAGGCTGGTCTCCTGGTGTTGGCTGTGCTGTCTGACGGAGCTGGTGACTACATCAGGCAGAG ACTGCTACCCCCACTGCTGCAGATTGTGTGTAAGGGCCTGGAGGACCCTTCTCAGGTTGTGCGTAATGCTGCGCTGTTTGCCCTGGGCCAGTTCTCAGAGAACCTACAG CCCCATATCAGCAGCTATTCAGGGGAGGTGATGCCACTGCTCCTCGCTTACCTGAAGTCTGTGCCTCCAGGGCACATGCACCACCTAGCCAAGGCCTGCTACGCCTTAGAGAACTTCGTGGAGAACCTAG GACCCAAAGTTCAGCCTTATCTTCCGGAACTTATGGAGTGTATGCTGCAGCCTCtgagtaatcccagcagcccccGGGCCAAGGAGCTGGCTGTGAGCGCCATGGGAGCCATTG CCACAGCTGCTCAGGCCTCCCTGTTGCCCTACTTCCCCACCATCATGGAACATCTTCGGGAATTTCTGTTGATGGGCCATGAAGACCTTCAGCCTGTGCAGATCCAGAGCCTGG AGACACTTGCGGTACTGGCACGAGCAGTTGGGGAGCCCATGAGGCCCCTGGCTGAGGAATGCTGTCAGCTGGGGCTGGGCCTATGTGACCAGGTAGACGACCCTGACTTGCGCCGCTGCAC TTACAGCCTATTTGCAGCCTTATCAGGTCTAATGGGTGAGGGCCTGGCACCCCATCTGTCGAAAATCACCACACTCATGCTGTTGTCACTGCGTTCCACTGAGGGCATTGTG CCTCAGTGTGAAGGAAGCAGCCCTTTCCTTCTGTTTGATGATGAGAGtgatggggaggaagaggaagagctcATGGATGAGGACGTGGAGGAAGAGGATGACTCGGAGATCTCAGG GTATAGTGTGGAGAATGCCTTCTTTGATGAGAAGGAGGATACCTGTGCTGCCCTGGGGGAGATTTCTGTGAACACCAG TGTGGCTTTCCTTCCATATATGGAGAGTGCCTTTGAAGAAGTATTCAAACTGCGGGAG TGTCCTCATCTGAATGTGCGGAAGGCAGCCTATGAGGCTCTGGGTCAATTCTGCTGTGCACTGCACAAGGCTTGTCAAAGCTGTCCCTCAGAACCCAACAATGCTG CTCTACAGGCTGCTCTGGCCCGGGTGGTGCCATCCTACATTCAGACAGTGAATGGGGAAAGAGAGCGTCCGGTGGTAATGGCTGTGCTGGAGGCCCTGACAGGGGTGCTGCGCAGTTGTGGAACCCTCACACTGCAACACCCTGGGCGCCTTGCCGAGCTCTGTAGCATGCTCAAGGCTGTGTTGCAGAGGAAG ACAGCCTGTCAGGACActgatgaggaagaggaagaggaggatgatcAG GCTGAATACGACGCCATGTTGCTAGAGCATGCTGGAGAGGCCATCCCTGCCCTGGCCGCCGCAGCTGGGGGAGACATCTTTGCTCCTTTCTTTGCTGGCTTCTTGCCATTATTGCTGTGTAAGACG AAGCAGGGCTGTACAGTGGCAGAAAAGTCCTTTGCAGTGGGGACACTGGCAGAATCCATTCAGGGTCTGGGTGCTGCCTCAGCTCAGTTTGTGTCTCGGCTGCTTCCTGTGCTATTGAGCACTGCCCGGGAAGCAGACCCTGAGGTGCGGAGCAATTCCATTTTTGGACTGGGAGTACTGGCAGAGCATGGGGGCCGCCCTGCTCAGGA CCACTTCCCCAAGCTGCTGGGCCTCCTTTTGCCTCTTCTGGCACGGGAACGACATGATCGTGTCCGTGACAACATCTGTGGGGCCCTTGCCCGTCTGCTAATGGCCAGTCCGACAAAGAAACCAGAGCCGCAG GTGTTGGCTGCCCTGTTGCACGCCCTGCCACTGAGGGAAGACTTGGAGGAGTGGGTCACCATGGGGCACCTCTTCAGCTTCCTGTACCAGAACAGTCCTGACCAG GTTGTAGATGTGGCTCCTGAACTCTTGCGCATCTGCAGCCTCATTCTGGCTGACAACAAGATACCACCAG ACACCAAGGCTGCACTGCTGCTGCTCCTGACATTCCTGGCCAAACAACATACGGACAGTTTCCACACGGCACTGGGCTCACTGCCTGCTGACAAGGCTCAGGAGCTCCAAGCCGTGCTGGGCCTCACCTAG